The following coding sequences are from one Tachysurus vachellii isolate PV-2020 chromosome 7, HZAU_Pvac_v1, whole genome shotgun sequence window:
- the scrib gene encoding protein scribble homolog isoform X7 gives MLKCIPLWRCNRHVESVDKRHCSLNAVPDEIYRYTRSLEELLLDANQLRELPKPFFRLLNLRKLGLSDNEIQKLPPEVANFMQLVELDISRNDIPEIPETIKFCKALEIADFSGNPLSRLPDGFTQLRALAHLALNDVSLQSLPNDIGNLANLVTLELRENLLKSLPTSLSFLVKLEQLDLGSNHLEVLPDTLGALPNLRELWLDRNQLSSLPPELGSLRRLVCLDVSENQLTELPSEISGLIALTDLLLSQNHLENVPDSIGSLKQLSIFKVDQNRLVRLTDSIGECENLTEVMLTENLLQTLPSSLGKLKKLTNLNVDRNRLSSVPGELGGCASLNVLSLRDNRVGKLPAELADATELHVLDVAGNRLQNLPFSLANLNLKAMWLAENQSQPMLKFQTEDDERTGEKVLTCYLLPQQPTPSLENLLQSSVDESWPTDTNLNRVSVIQFQDQTKTDEEDDETAAERKQGLQRRATPHPSELKVMKNVIEARRNEAYTARPDDDLDSPDTEEKRMSGLSNQSHDSQVSNSTASANSQYETHKVNGIEVELNERHEHEQEDDEDDTEYTEPTVHFAEEPIIRGGDEDDDDEDGEDGDRSDGEAQPAPFPAERQRLIRKDTPHYKKHFKITKLPKPETVAALLENFSTEATTSAPRVNSEEQGGEDEEGESVNTPLLQRTQVADQVDSRLNQVNSSLQPVKGVSFDQVNNLLIEPARIEEEELVLSILRQTGGLGISIAGGKGSTPYKGDDEGIFISRVSEDGPAARAGVKVGDKLLEVNSVDLQGAEHHTAVEALRSSGTAVTMTVLRERMVEPENPITTTPLRPEDDYFPRERRSFGLPFNLEPGSTALSTGPCQRLATCLVRNDKGLGFSIAGGKGSTPYRTGDMGIFISRIAEGGAAHRDNILHVGDRVISINGVDMTEARHDQAVVLLTGTSPTISLLVEREQASGSPGRTRSHSPPPPEPSDSPDQEEAGDDRLGNHLMEDEYPIEEVTLVKTGGPLGLSIVGGSDHASHPFGITEPGVFISKVVPRGLACQSGLRVGDRILEVNSTDLRHATHQEAVKALLSNSKEIRMLVRRDPSPPGMQDIVINKQPGEKLGISIRGGARGHAGNPFDPTDEGIFISKVSSSGAAARDARLRVGMRILEVGNHSLLGMTHTEAVRVLRATGDTLVMLVCDGFDPRNVAGMEASPGVIANPFAAGIVRKNSMESISSIDRDLSPEEMDIMQKEVEMVRETSQWEREEMEKVERMRLEREAATRLLEEETESMSTGPLKLDYKTLAALPTTSLQRVNRVPSADPPRIDSPVREPLYSPGSQLPSLRQSSCSAPATQGRETRYASIHVSSNVTTKDSSATKPGAIQPISRVRPPASPVSQDGHRSPNPFQHGPSPVNSQTTPRAPSPDTFNEFPINVKQAYKAFAAVPHSMAVLEPPQDLYSQRNNFHPKQTFPEPEECNEVFIGEGERGGLSPRPSLTSDRREYRNLAAVPRLSRPSLESKSKPHTSCGRGSPEQRSFRDRQKYFEIDVKQQTPDSKPKPRVSLVGEDDLKKMKEEEAKRIESAREYIMDEDEDDEEEDLAKQVAQMKAHGKVILDGVEYKVESVSGHAPTPPRQCATPSNHSATPPSSGPSSVDGRADSQRNSMEDSFRLEPRPNSMTGLIPVYPGESAAPVRTAKAERRHQERLRVQSPELSVVTDKDLSPAEKRALEAEKRAMWRAARMKSLEQDALKAQMVIAKSKEGRKRGTLDQLAESPSPAPTPSPTPMEDYSPRSVTSPGRLSPDATDVQFNSDVSTSPVSCVEAEVPVAPVATTSALEEMALYSNKRKLRQGRHSLETAVPT, from the exons CCCTTCTTTCGGCTACTGAACCTGCGCAAGCTAGGTTTGAGTGACAATGAGATCCAGAAACTTCCCCCTGAGGTGGCCAACTTCATGCAGCTGGTTGAGCTGGACATCTCTCGAAACG ACATTCCTGAAATCCCTGAGACCATTAAGTTCTGTAAGGCGCTGGAGATTGCGGACTTCAGTGGAAACCCCCTCTCCAG aTTACCCGATGGCTTTACACAGCTTAGAGCACTAGCCCACCTTGCACTCAATGATGTGTCACTACAATCACTACCTAATGACATTGGAAA CTTGGCTAATCTGGTAACCTTGGAGCTGAGGGAGAATCTACTGAAGTCTTTGCCCAC CTCTCTGTCTTTCCTGGTTAAACTGGAACAGCTGGATTTGGGCAGCAATCACCTGGAAGTATTG cCGGACACTCTGGGGGCGCTGCCCAACCTTCGGGAGCTGTGGCTGGATAGGAACCAACTTTCTTCCCTTCCCCCA GAATTGGGAAGCTTGCGGCGATTGGTGTGCCTGGATGTGTCCGAGAACCAGCTCACCGAGTTGCCCTCCGAGATCAGCGGCCTCATCGCCCTCACTGACCTGCTGCTCTCACAGAACCACCTGGAGAATGTGCCTGACAGCATCG GCTCCTTGAAGCAACTGTCTATCTTCAAAGTGGACCAGAACCGCCTTGTGCGTCTAACAGATTCAATCGGTGAATGCGAGAACCTCACAGAAGTGATGCTGACAGAGAATCTTCTACAG ACTCTTCCCAGTTCTCTGGGAAAGTTAAAGAAGCTGACCAACTTGAATGTGGACCGTAACCGCTTGAGCAGCGTCCCAGGTGAACTGGGTGGCTGTGCCAGCCTCAATGTGCTCTCGCTCCGAGACAATCGTGTGGGCAAGCTGCCTGCTGAGCTTGCAGATGCCACAGAGCTACATGTGCTGGACGTGGCAGGCAACAG GCTGCAGAACCTGCCGTTCTCACTAGCCAATCTGAACCTCAAGGCCATGTGGCTGGCAGAGAACCAGTCACAACCCATGCTCAAGTTTCAGACCGAAGATGATGAGCGGACCGGGGAGAAGGTGCTCACCTGCTACCTGTTGCCCCAACAGCCTACACCCAGCTTAG AGAACCTACTGCAGAGCAGTGTGGACGAAAGCTGGCCCACAGACACCAATCTGAACAGAGTGTCCGTCATCCAGTTTCAGGACCAAACCAAGActgatgaggaagatgatgagaCCGCGGCAGAGAGGAAG CAGGGTCTGCAGAGGCGAGCCACCCCTCACCCGAGTGAACTGAAAGTGATGAAGAATGTGATCGAGGCCAGAAGAAACGAAGCTTACACAGCTAGGCCAGATGACGACCTGGACTCCCCGGACACTGAG GAGAAACGTATGAGTGGATTGTCCAATCAAAGCCATGACTCCCAGGTCTCTAACAGCACTGCTTCAGCCAACTCTCAGTATGAGACGCACAAAGTAAACGGCATTGAGGTGGAGCTTAACGAAAGGCACGAGCACGAACAGGAGGACGACGAGGACGATACAGAATACACTGAG CCCACCGTGCACTTTGCCGAGGAGCCCATTATCCGCGGCGGCGACGAGGACGACGATGACGAGGACGGCGAAGACGGCGATCGTAGCGACGGCGAGGCTCAGCCAGCACCCTTCCCGGCTGAGAGACAGCGCCTCATCCGCAAGGACACACCACACTACAAGAAGCACTTCAAGATCACCAAGCTGCCCAAACCTGAGACTGTAGCTGCATTACTGGAGAACTTCAGCACCGAAGCCACCACGTCAGCCCCCCGAGTAAACAGCGAAGAACAGGGTGGGGAGGATGAAGAGGGAGAATCAGTTAACACTCCTCTGTTGCAGAGAACACAGGTGGCTGATCAAGTGGACAGCAGGCTGAATCAGGTGAACAGCTCGCTGCAGCCGGTGAAG GGGGTGTCATTTGATCAAGTCAATAATCTGCTGATTGAGCCTGCTCGAATTGAGGAGGAAGAG CTGGTCCTGAGCATCCTGAGACAAACTGGTGGATTAGGCATCAGTATAGCTGGGGGGAAAGGATCCACTCCTTACAAGGGAGATGATGAG GGTATATTTATCTCTCGTGTGTCAGAAGACGGTCCAGCTGCACGAGCTGGGGTCAAAGTGGGAGACAAATTATTGGAG GTAAACAGTGTAGATTTGCAGGGAGCAGAGCACCACACGGCCGTAGAGGCCTTGCGGAGCTCAGGAACGGCAGTGACCATGACTGTTCTGCGTGAGAGGATGGTAGAGCCTGAGAACCCTATCACCACTACACCCCTGAGACCAGAGGATGATTACTTTCCCCGGGAGAGGAGGTCCTTCGGCCTACCATTCAACCTGGAACCTGGATCCACTGCCCTTAGCACAGGCCCCTGCCAGCGCCTGGCCACATGCTTAGTCCGTAACGACAAGGGCTTAGGCTTCAGCATTGCTGGTGGAAAAGGCTCCACCCCATATCGAACAGGAGACATG GGAATCTTCATCTCTCGCATCGCCGAAGGAGGTGCTGCTCACCGAGACAACATCCTTCACGTAGGAGACAGAGTCATATCT ATCAATGGTGTAGACATGACAGAAGCCAGGCATGACCAAGCAGTAGTGCTGCTTACTGGAACCTCACCCACCATCTCGCTGCTAGTGGAGCGGGAACAAGCGAGCGGCTCTCCAGGCCGAACACGCTCCCACTCACCTCCTCCTCCGGAGCCCTCAGATTCACCAGATCAAGAAGAGGCCGGTGATGACCGCTTGGGGAACCATCTCATGGAGGATGAGTACCCTATAGAG GAAGTGACACTGGTCAAAACGGGTGGTCCTCTGGGTCTGAGCATCGTGGGGGGCAGTGACCATGCCAGCCACCCATTTGGCATCACTGAACCAGGAGTGTTTATATCAAAG GTGGTCCCTCGTGGTTTAGCCTGTCAGAGTGGGTTACGAGTTGGTGACCGCATCCTAGAGGTAAACTCCACTGACCTGCGACACGCCACCCACCAGGAGGCTGTCAAAGCCCTTCTCTCAAACAGCAAGGAGATCCGCATGCTAGTTCGCAGAGACCCCTCACCTCCTGGCATGCAG GACATTGTAATTAACAAGCAGCCTGGGGAGAAGCTTGGCATCAGTATCCGAGGAGGGGCCAGAGGGCATGCAGGCAACCCCTTTGATCCAACAGATGAGGGCATTTTCATCTCGAAG GTGAGCTCCAGTGGTGCCGCAGCACGAGATGCTCGCCTGAGGGTGGGTATGAGAATCCTAGAGGTGGGCAATCACAGTCTCCTTGGTATGACTCATACGGAGGCAGTCAGGGTCTTGCGTGCCACGGGAGATACTTTGGTCATGCTGGTGTGTGATGGCTTTGACCCCAGAAACGTTGCCGGCATGGAG GCTTCACCAGGTGTCATCGCAAACCCATTTGCTGCTGGAATTGTTCGAAAGAACAGCATGGAGAGCATCTCGTCGATAGACAGAGATTTGAGCCCTGAAGAGATGGACATCATGCAGAAG GAGGttgagatggtgagagagacgTCTCAGTGGGAGCGGGAGGAGATGGAGAAAGTG GAGCGTATGCGCTTGGAGCGTGAAGCGGCTACTCGTCTGCTGGAGGAGGAGACTGAG AGCATGAGCACTGGACCTCTGAAACTGGACTACAAGACACTGGCAGCTCTTCCCACGACCAGCCTGCAGAGGGTCAATCGG GTTCCATCAGCTGATCCCCCAAGAATTGATAGCCCTGTCCGGGAGCCGCTTTATTCCCCAGGTTCTCAACTG CCATCATTACGCCAGTCCTCATGCTCAGCCCCTGCCACACAAGGCAGGGAAACTCGATAT GCAAGCATTCATGTATCCTCCAATGTGACTACCAAGGACAGTTCAGCT ACCAAGCCTGGTGCCATCCAGCCTATCTCACGGGTGCGGCCGCCTGCCTCTCCAGTCAGTCAGGATGGTCACCGTAGTCCCAACCCTTTCCAGCATGGCCCTTCCCCCGTCAACTCCCAGACCACT CCTCGTGCCCCGTCCCCTGATACTTTCAACGAATTTCCCATCAATGTCAAGCAGGCATATAAGGCGTTTGCTGCTGTGCCCCACTCAATGGCTGTGCTGGAGCCTCCACAG gatctCTATAGTCAGAGGAACAACTTTCACCCAAAGCAGACCTTTCCAGAG CCAGAGgagtgtaatgaagtgtttaTAGGTGAGGGTGAAAGAGGGGGCCTCAGCCCTCGTCCCTCCCTCACATCTGACCGTCGTGAGTACAGGAACCTGGCAGCTGTGCCACGCCTGTCTCGCCCCTCCCTGGAGTCTAAGTCTAAG CCCCACACATCCTGTGGGAGAGGGAGCCCAGAGCAACGGTctttcagagacagacagaagtactTTGAGATTGATGTGAAGCAGCAGACACCAGACAGCAAACCCAAACCTCGGGTTTCACTTGTAGGAGAGGATGacctgaaaaaaatgaaagaggaGGAAG CAAAGAGAATTGAGAGTGCACGGGAGTATATtatggatgaggatgaggacgaCGAAGAGGAAGATCTGGCAAAGCAGGTGGCTCAAATGAAGGCCCACGGCAAGGTTATTCTGGATGGGGTCGAGTACAAGGTTGAGTCTGTCAGCGGGCACGCTCCTACTCCTCCCAGGCAATGTGCCACACCCTCAAACCACAGTGCCACGCCTCCCAGCTCAGG GCCTTCCTCTGTAGATGGCAGAGCTGATTCCCAGCGCAACTCTATGGAGGATAGCTTTAGACTGGAGCCCAGACCCAACTCCATGACTGG TCTGATCCCTGTGTATCCCGGCGAGTCTGCAGCTCCCGTCCGCACTGCCAAGGCTGAGCGCAGGCACCAGGAGAGGCTGCGTGTGCAGAGCCCAGAGCTCAGTGTGGTTACAGACAAGGACCTTTCTCCTGCAGAAAAACGGGCCCTGGAGGCAGAAAAAAGAGCAATGTGGAGGGCAGCCAG GATGAAGTCTTTAGAGCAGGATGCTCTCAAAGCTCAGATGGTCATTGCTAAGTCCAAGGAAGGGAGAAAGCGAGGCACTCTGGACCAGCTGGCTGAATCGCCGTCTCCTGCGCCCACACCTTCACCCACTCCTATGGAAG ATTACAGTCCTCGGTCGGTGACATCACCGGGTCGACTG
- the scrib gene encoding protein scribble homolog isoform X1, translating to MLKCIPLWRCNRHVESVDKRHCSLNAVPDEIYRYTRSLEELLLDANQLRELPKPFFRLLNLRKLGLSDNEIQKLPPEVANFMQLVELDISRNDIPEIPETIKFCKALEIADFSGNPLSRLPDGFTQLRALAHLALNDVSLQSLPNDIGNLANLVTLELRENLLKSLPTSLSFLVKLEQLDLGSNHLEVLPDTLGALPNLRELWLDRNQLSSLPPELGSLRRLVCLDVSENQLTELPSEISGLIALTDLLLSQNHLENVPDSIGSLKQLSIFKVDQNRLVRLTDSIGECENLTEVMLTENLLQTLPSSLGKLKKLTNLNVDRNRLSSVPGELGGCASLNVLSLRDNRVGKLPAELADATELHVLDVAGNRLQNLPFSLANLNLKAMWLAENQSQPMLKFQTEDDERTGEKVLTCYLLPQQPTPSLENLLQSSVDESWPTDTNLNRVSVIQFQDQTKTDEEDDETAAERKQGLQRRATPHPSELKVMKNVIEARRNEAYTARPDDDLDSPDTEEKRMSGLSNQSHDSQVSNSTASANSQYETHKVNGIEVELNERHEHEQEDDEDDTEYTEPTVHFAEEPIIRGGDEDDDDEDGEDGDRSDGEAQPAPFPAERQRLIRKDTPHYKKHFKITKLPKPETVAALLENFSTEATTSAPRVNSEEQGGEDEEGESVNTPLLQRTQVADQVDSRLNQVNSSLQPVKGVSFDQVNNLLIEPARIEEEELVLSILRQTGGLGISIAGGKGSTPYKGDDEGIFISRVSEDGPAARAGVKVGDKLLEVNSVDLQGAEHHTAVEALRSSGTAVTMTVLRERMVEPENPITTTPLRPEDDYFPRERRSFGLPFNLEPGSTALSTGPCQRLATCLVRNDKGLGFSIAGGKGSTPYRTGDMGIFISRIAEGGAAHRDNILHVGDRVISINGVDMTEARHDQAVVLLTGTSPTISLLVEREQASGSPGRTRSHSPPPPEPSDSPDQEEAGDDRLGNHLMEDEYPIEEVTLVKTGGPLGLSIVGGSDHASHPFGITEPGVFISKVVPRGLACQSGLRVGDRILEVNSTDLRHATHQEAVKALLSNSKEIRMLVRRDPSPPGMQDIVINKQPGEKLGISIRGGARGHAGNPFDPTDEGIFISKVSSSGAAARDARLRVGMRILEVGNHSLLGMTHTEAVRVLRATGDTLVMLVCDGFDPRNVAGMEASPGVIANPFAAGIVRKNSMESISSIDRDLSPEEMDIMQKEVEMVRETSQWEREEMEKVERMRLEREAATRLLEEETESMSTGPLKLDYKTLAALPTTSLQRVNRVPSADPPRIDSPVREPLYSPGSQLPSLRQSSCSAPATQGRETRYASIHVSSNVTTKDSSATKPGAIQPISRVRPPASPVSQDGHRSPNPFQHGPSPVNSQTTPRAPSPDTFNEFPINVKQAYKAFAAVPHSMAVLEPPQDLYSQRNNFHPKQTFPEPEECNEVFIGEGERGGLSPRPSLTSDRREYRNLAAVPRLSRPSLESKSKPHTSCGRGSPEQRSFRDRQKYFEIDVKQQTPDSKPKPRVSLVGEDDLKKMKEEEAKRIESAREYIMDEDEDDEEEDLAKQVAQMKAHGKVILDGVEYKVESVSGHAPTPPRQCATPSNHSATPPSSGPSSVDGRADSQRNSMEDSFRLEPRPNSMTGLIPVYPGESAAPVRTAKAERRHQERLRVQSPELSVVTDKDLSPAEKRALEAEKRAMWRAARMKSLEQDALKAQMVIAKSKEGRKRGTLDQLAESPSPAPTPSPTPMEDYSPRSVTSPGRLSLSEKKFDYRQFAAIPSAKPVYDIQSPDATDVQFNSDVSTSPVSCVEAEVPVAPVATTSALEEMALYSNKRKLRQGRHSLETAVPT from the exons CCCTTCTTTCGGCTACTGAACCTGCGCAAGCTAGGTTTGAGTGACAATGAGATCCAGAAACTTCCCCCTGAGGTGGCCAACTTCATGCAGCTGGTTGAGCTGGACATCTCTCGAAACG ACATTCCTGAAATCCCTGAGACCATTAAGTTCTGTAAGGCGCTGGAGATTGCGGACTTCAGTGGAAACCCCCTCTCCAG aTTACCCGATGGCTTTACACAGCTTAGAGCACTAGCCCACCTTGCACTCAATGATGTGTCACTACAATCACTACCTAATGACATTGGAAA CTTGGCTAATCTGGTAACCTTGGAGCTGAGGGAGAATCTACTGAAGTCTTTGCCCAC CTCTCTGTCTTTCCTGGTTAAACTGGAACAGCTGGATTTGGGCAGCAATCACCTGGAAGTATTG cCGGACACTCTGGGGGCGCTGCCCAACCTTCGGGAGCTGTGGCTGGATAGGAACCAACTTTCTTCCCTTCCCCCA GAATTGGGAAGCTTGCGGCGATTGGTGTGCCTGGATGTGTCCGAGAACCAGCTCACCGAGTTGCCCTCCGAGATCAGCGGCCTCATCGCCCTCACTGACCTGCTGCTCTCACAGAACCACCTGGAGAATGTGCCTGACAGCATCG GCTCCTTGAAGCAACTGTCTATCTTCAAAGTGGACCAGAACCGCCTTGTGCGTCTAACAGATTCAATCGGTGAATGCGAGAACCTCACAGAAGTGATGCTGACAGAGAATCTTCTACAG ACTCTTCCCAGTTCTCTGGGAAAGTTAAAGAAGCTGACCAACTTGAATGTGGACCGTAACCGCTTGAGCAGCGTCCCAGGTGAACTGGGTGGCTGTGCCAGCCTCAATGTGCTCTCGCTCCGAGACAATCGTGTGGGCAAGCTGCCTGCTGAGCTTGCAGATGCCACAGAGCTACATGTGCTGGACGTGGCAGGCAACAG GCTGCAGAACCTGCCGTTCTCACTAGCCAATCTGAACCTCAAGGCCATGTGGCTGGCAGAGAACCAGTCACAACCCATGCTCAAGTTTCAGACCGAAGATGATGAGCGGACCGGGGAGAAGGTGCTCACCTGCTACCTGTTGCCCCAACAGCCTACACCCAGCTTAG AGAACCTACTGCAGAGCAGTGTGGACGAAAGCTGGCCCACAGACACCAATCTGAACAGAGTGTCCGTCATCCAGTTTCAGGACCAAACCAAGActgatgaggaagatgatgagaCCGCGGCAGAGAGGAAG CAGGGTCTGCAGAGGCGAGCCACCCCTCACCCGAGTGAACTGAAAGTGATGAAGAATGTGATCGAGGCCAGAAGAAACGAAGCTTACACAGCTAGGCCAGATGACGACCTGGACTCCCCGGACACTGAG GAGAAACGTATGAGTGGATTGTCCAATCAAAGCCATGACTCCCAGGTCTCTAACAGCACTGCTTCAGCCAACTCTCAGTATGAGACGCACAAAGTAAACGGCATTGAGGTGGAGCTTAACGAAAGGCACGAGCACGAACAGGAGGACGACGAGGACGATACAGAATACACTGAG CCCACCGTGCACTTTGCCGAGGAGCCCATTATCCGCGGCGGCGACGAGGACGACGATGACGAGGACGGCGAAGACGGCGATCGTAGCGACGGCGAGGCTCAGCCAGCACCCTTCCCGGCTGAGAGACAGCGCCTCATCCGCAAGGACACACCACACTACAAGAAGCACTTCAAGATCACCAAGCTGCCCAAACCTGAGACTGTAGCTGCATTACTGGAGAACTTCAGCACCGAAGCCACCACGTCAGCCCCCCGAGTAAACAGCGAAGAACAGGGTGGGGAGGATGAAGAGGGAGAATCAGTTAACACTCCTCTGTTGCAGAGAACACAGGTGGCTGATCAAGTGGACAGCAGGCTGAATCAGGTGAACAGCTCGCTGCAGCCGGTGAAG GGGGTGTCATTTGATCAAGTCAATAATCTGCTGATTGAGCCTGCTCGAATTGAGGAGGAAGAG CTGGTCCTGAGCATCCTGAGACAAACTGGTGGATTAGGCATCAGTATAGCTGGGGGGAAAGGATCCACTCCTTACAAGGGAGATGATGAG GGTATATTTATCTCTCGTGTGTCAGAAGACGGTCCAGCTGCACGAGCTGGGGTCAAAGTGGGAGACAAATTATTGGAG GTAAACAGTGTAGATTTGCAGGGAGCAGAGCACCACACGGCCGTAGAGGCCTTGCGGAGCTCAGGAACGGCAGTGACCATGACTGTTCTGCGTGAGAGGATGGTAGAGCCTGAGAACCCTATCACCACTACACCCCTGAGACCAGAGGATGATTACTTTCCCCGGGAGAGGAGGTCCTTCGGCCTACCATTCAACCTGGAACCTGGATCCACTGCCCTTAGCACAGGCCCCTGCCAGCGCCTGGCCACATGCTTAGTCCGTAACGACAAGGGCTTAGGCTTCAGCATTGCTGGTGGAAAAGGCTCCACCCCATATCGAACAGGAGACATG GGAATCTTCATCTCTCGCATCGCCGAAGGAGGTGCTGCTCACCGAGACAACATCCTTCACGTAGGAGACAGAGTCATATCT ATCAATGGTGTAGACATGACAGAAGCCAGGCATGACCAAGCAGTAGTGCTGCTTACTGGAACCTCACCCACCATCTCGCTGCTAGTGGAGCGGGAACAAGCGAGCGGCTCTCCAGGCCGAACACGCTCCCACTCACCTCCTCCTCCGGAGCCCTCAGATTCACCAGATCAAGAAGAGGCCGGTGATGACCGCTTGGGGAACCATCTCATGGAGGATGAGTACCCTATAGAG GAAGTGACACTGGTCAAAACGGGTGGTCCTCTGGGTCTGAGCATCGTGGGGGGCAGTGACCATGCCAGCCACCCATTTGGCATCACTGAACCAGGAGTGTTTATATCAAAG GTGGTCCCTCGTGGTTTAGCCTGTCAGAGTGGGTTACGAGTTGGTGACCGCATCCTAGAGGTAAACTCCACTGACCTGCGACACGCCACCCACCAGGAGGCTGTCAAAGCCCTTCTCTCAAACAGCAAGGAGATCCGCATGCTAGTTCGCAGAGACCCCTCACCTCCTGGCATGCAG GACATTGTAATTAACAAGCAGCCTGGGGAGAAGCTTGGCATCAGTATCCGAGGAGGGGCCAGAGGGCATGCAGGCAACCCCTTTGATCCAACAGATGAGGGCATTTTCATCTCGAAG GTGAGCTCCAGTGGTGCCGCAGCACGAGATGCTCGCCTGAGGGTGGGTATGAGAATCCTAGAGGTGGGCAATCACAGTCTCCTTGGTATGACTCATACGGAGGCAGTCAGGGTCTTGCGTGCCACGGGAGATACTTTGGTCATGCTGGTGTGTGATGGCTTTGACCCCAGAAACGTTGCCGGCATGGAG GCTTCACCAGGTGTCATCGCAAACCCATTTGCTGCTGGAATTGTTCGAAAGAACAGCATGGAGAGCATCTCGTCGATAGACAGAGATTTGAGCCCTGAAGAGATGGACATCATGCAGAAG GAGGttgagatggtgagagagacgTCTCAGTGGGAGCGGGAGGAGATGGAGAAAGTG GAGCGTATGCGCTTGGAGCGTGAAGCGGCTACTCGTCTGCTGGAGGAGGAGACTGAG AGCATGAGCACTGGACCTCTGAAACTGGACTACAAGACACTGGCAGCTCTTCCCACGACCAGCCTGCAGAGGGTCAATCGG GTTCCATCAGCTGATCCCCCAAGAATTGATAGCCCTGTCCGGGAGCCGCTTTATTCCCCAGGTTCTCAACTG CCATCATTACGCCAGTCCTCATGCTCAGCCCCTGCCACACAAGGCAGGGAAACTCGATAT GCAAGCATTCATGTATCCTCCAATGTGACTACCAAGGACAGTTCAGCT ACCAAGCCTGGTGCCATCCAGCCTATCTCACGGGTGCGGCCGCCTGCCTCTCCAGTCAGTCAGGATGGTCACCGTAGTCCCAACCCTTTCCAGCATGGCCCTTCCCCCGTCAACTCCCAGACCACT CCTCGTGCCCCGTCCCCTGATACTTTCAACGAATTTCCCATCAATGTCAAGCAGGCATATAAGGCGTTTGCTGCTGTGCCCCACTCAATGGCTGTGCTGGAGCCTCCACAG gatctCTATAGTCAGAGGAACAACTTTCACCCAAAGCAGACCTTTCCAGAG CCAGAGgagtgtaatgaagtgtttaTAGGTGAGGGTGAAAGAGGGGGCCTCAGCCCTCGTCCCTCCCTCACATCTGACCGTCGTGAGTACAGGAACCTGGCAGCTGTGCCACGCCTGTCTCGCCCCTCCCTGGAGTCTAAGTCTAAG CCCCACACATCCTGTGGGAGAGGGAGCCCAGAGCAACGGTctttcagagacagacagaagtactTTGAGATTGATGTGAAGCAGCAGACACCAGACAGCAAACCCAAACCTCGGGTTTCACTTGTAGGAGAGGATGacctgaaaaaaatgaaagaggaGGAAG CAAAGAGAATTGAGAGTGCACGGGAGTATATtatggatgaggatgaggacgaCGAAGAGGAAGATCTGGCAAAGCAGGTGGCTCAAATGAAGGCCCACGGCAAGGTTATTCTGGATGGGGTCGAGTACAAGGTTGAGTCTGTCAGCGGGCACGCTCCTACTCCTCCCAGGCAATGTGCCACACCCTCAAACCACAGTGCCACGCCTCCCAGCTCAGG GCCTTCCTCTGTAGATGGCAGAGCTGATTCCCAGCGCAACTCTATGGAGGATAGCTTTAGACTGGAGCCCAGACCCAACTCCATGACTGG TCTGATCCCTGTGTATCCCGGCGAGTCTGCAGCTCCCGTCCGCACTGCCAAGGCTGAGCGCAGGCACCAGGAGAGGCTGCGTGTGCAGAGCCCAGAGCTCAGTGTGGTTACAGACAAGGACCTTTCTCCTGCAGAAAAACGGGCCCTGGAGGCAGAAAAAAGAGCAATGTGGAGGGCAGCCAG GATGAAGTCTTTAGAGCAGGATGCTCTCAAAGCTCAGATGGTCATTGCTAAGTCCAAGGAAGGGAGAAAGCGAGGCACTCTGGACCAGCTGGCTGAATCGCCGTCTCCTGCGCCCACACCTTCACCCACTCCTATGGAAG ATTACAGTCCTCGGTCGGTGACATCACCGGGTCGACTG TCCCTGTCAGAAAAGAAGTTTGACTACCGACAATTCGCTGCCATTCCTTCTGCTAAACCCGTATACGACATTCAG